In uncultured Umboniibacter sp., the genomic window GTTGCTTGGTCGTGTGTAGGCAGGACTAACTGCAAAGGCCTAGACTGAATCTTCTCCCTGAACGCTACTTCACGCGCCAAAAGGTATTATTTGGCAGTGAAATGGTGAACTCTGAACTAGTATCATTTCTCGAGTTCCTATAAAATCCGCCTAACTGTAATTTAATGCTTAACTGGGGAGAACCATGCAGTCATCTAAAGAGCGAATTACGCATCTTAGGCAGCTAGAAGCCGAATCAATTTTTATTTTTCGTGAAGTAGCGGCTGAATTTGATAATCCCGTCATGCTGTACTCCGTGGGTAAGGACTCTTCTGTTCTCCTCCATTTGGCTCGAAAAGCGTTTTTCCCGGGCAAAATTCCGTTCCCACTCATGCACGTTGATACCACTTGGAAATTCCAAGAGATGATCGCATTCCGTGATCGAGTCGCGAAAGAGTATGGCTGTGACTTGCTAGTTCATAGTAATCCTGAGGCCGTTGAGGCGGGTATTAATCCATTTGATCATGGTAGTTCAACACATACTGATATCTGGAAAACTCAGGGGCTTAAGCAAGCACTTGATAAATATGGGTTTGATGCTGCCTTTGGCGGCGCTCGTCGCGATGAAGAGAAGTCCCGAGCTAAGGAGCGTGTTTATTCGTTCCGCGATGCCAAGCACCGTTGGAATCCAAAGGTGCAACGCCCAGAACTTTGGGATACCTATAACGCGAAGATCAATAAAGGCGAAAGCATTCGAGTATTCCCGCTGTCAAACTGGACGGAGCTTGATATTTGGCAATACATCTATCTCGAGAATATTGATATCCCTTCATTGTATTTTTCGAAGGAGCGTCCAGTCGTTGAGCGTGACGGCATGCTGATTATGGTAGACGATGAAAGAATGCCACTACATGAAGGCGAAAAGCCGGAAATGAAGAGCGTACGTTTCAGAACGCTTGGCTGCTACCCCCTAACGGGTGCAGTAGAATCTTCTGCTGCAACGTTGCCTGAGGTTATTCAGGAAATGTTATTAACAACCACTTCCGAGCGACAAGGTCGCGCCATTGATCACGATTCATCGGGTTCAATGGAGAAGAAGAAAATGGAAGGTTACTTCTAATCGTTGCTAACAGCTAAAGCGACTGTTAGCCGGTAAATGGTTAGGAAAATATAAAATTTTAGGACGTTGTAATGACTCATAGCTCTGATTTAATCGCCACTGATATCGAAGGATATCTTAAAGTTCACGAAAATAAAGATATGCTCCGCTTCATCACCTGCGGAAGTGTCGATGATGGTAAGTCGACATTGATTGGTCGTCTGTTATTCGATAGCAAAATGATCTTCGAAGATCAAATGGCTGCTATCGAGAGCGATTCAAAACGTTTTAATACCACGGATGAAGACTTTGACTTGGCTTTGCTTGTTGATGGTCTTCAATCAGAGCGTGAACAAGGTATTACGATTGATGTAGCCTACCGCTATTTTTCGACGGAGCAGCGCAAATTTATTATTGCTGATACGCCTGGGCATGAGCAGTACACGCGTAATATGGCAACCGGCGCATCCACCTGTGACCTAGCCGTGATTTTAGTTGATGCACGTCACGGTGTGCAAACGCAGACTCGCCGACATAGCTTCATTTGTAGCCAGCTGGGCATCAAACATATTATTGTTGCCATTAACAAAATGGATTTGATTGACTACAATCAAGAGCAGTATCAAAAAATTAAAGCTGAGTACCGTGAGTTTTCAGAATCATTAGGCTTTGAAGACGTACGCTTTGTACCTTTGTCTGCACTTAAGGGTGATAATGTCGTAAACCCTAGTGAGAGTATGCCTTGGTACCCAGGTGCTACGTTAATGCGTT contains:
- the cysD gene encoding sulfate adenylyltransferase subunit CysD; this translates as MQSSKERITHLRQLEAESIFIFREVAAEFDNPVMLYSVGKDSSVLLHLARKAFFPGKIPFPLMHVDTTWKFQEMIAFRDRVAKEYGCDLLVHSNPEAVEAGINPFDHGSSTHTDIWKTQGLKQALDKYGFDAAFGGARRDEEKSRAKERVYSFRDAKHRWNPKVQRPELWDTYNAKINKGESIRVFPLSNWTELDIWQYIYLENIDIPSLYFSKERPVVERDGMLIMVDDERMPLHEGEKPEMKSVRFRTLGCYPLTGAVESSAATLPEVIQEMLLTTTSERQGRAIDHDSSGSMEKKKMEGYF